From a region of the Mercurialis annua linkage group LG1-X, ddMerAnnu1.2, whole genome shotgun sequence genome:
- the LOC126667682 gene encoding F-box protein At2g27310-like has protein sequence MVSLAPSTPLPTTADQDETFSALNHDILQTHILTRLDGPTLASVSCASSDLHSLSSEDKLWQNICTSTWPSVNDPLISTLISTFPSGHRSFFSDSYPLLHHQRPSCTNLEALFPTVTTTELVSAVDIYYQNVPIFSKVEKTEAVTGWFLNSPFRVDLLEPKEFVPTRIQQVGGEDSWLKQLEENLTLSWILIDPKDKRAVNMSSNRAVSVQRHWLTGEVQVKFATILGGERGGGGEKAEVGCEVVVTCGGKEGGEVQVRDVSMGMEDMEGKALMGKESLVILKEAMEKGERKKLVAGKGMKEKYGEFVERRRERKETKERRENVLDWICIGAGVTCFVAFWSFVLFR, from the coding sequence ATGGTTTCTCTTGCTCCCTCTACGCCGCTACCAACAACCGCCGATCAAGATGAAACCTTCTCCGCCCTCAATCATGACATCCTCCAAACTCATATCCTCACCCGCCTCGACGGCCCTACCTTGGCTTCTGTCTCCTGCGCTTCCTCCGACTTACACAGCCTCTCCTCAGAGGATAAACTCTGGCAAAATATTTGCACATCTACTTGGCCATCCGTCAACGACCCCCTCATCAGCACCCTTATATCTACGTTCCCGTCGGGTCACCGGTCGTTTTTCTCGGACTCGTATCCTCTCCTCCATCACCAACGCCCAAGCTGCACCAATCTTGAAGCTTTATTTCCGACAGTAACAACAACAGAATTGGTTTCAGCGGTTGATATTTATTACCAAAACGTTCCAATCTTTTCCAAAGTTGAAAAGACTGAAGCAGTAACGGGATGGTTCTTGAATTCTCCGTTCAGGGTGGACTTACTAGAGCCGAAGGAGTTTGTGCCGACACGGATACAACAGGTAGGCGGAGAAGATTCTTGGCTGAAGCAACTTGAAGAGAATCTGACGTTAAGCTGGATATTAATCGACCCGAAAGATAAAAGAGCGGTGAACATGTCAAGCAATAGGGCAGTGTCAGTGCAGAGACACTGGTTGACAGGGGAAGTGCAGGTGAAATTCGCGACAATCTTGGGCGGAGAGAGAGGAGGAGGGGGAGAGAAAGCGGAAGTGGGGTGTGAAGTGGTGGTGACTTGCGGAGGGAAAGAAGGAGGGGAGGTTCAGGTGAGAGACGTGAGTATGGGGATGGAGGATATGGAGGGAAAGGCATTGATGGGGAAAGAAAGTTTGGTGATATTAAAGGAAGCCATGGAAAAGGGAGAGAGGAAGAAATTAGTTGCAGGGAAGGGAATGAAAGAAAAGTACGGAGAGTTTGTGGAGAGGAGAAGAGAAAGGAAGGAGACGAAGGAGAGAAGAGAGAATGTTTTGGATTGGATTTGCATCGGCGCTGGTGTCACATGTTTCGTCGCCTTTTGGTCCTTCGTCCTCTTCCGGTGA